TAAAGGCTGATGAATTTAATAGTCTTAAGACATCAATGCCTCTTAATAAGTTAATTATAAGTATATTTTTGTTAAACTATCTATTTATCTCAGCTATTGTCTTACTTACAATTAGTACTTATCTTATAACAAAAAATATTAAAATAGCTACATTGATAATAATAACAATAACATATTTAACTAGTTTCATTGTTAATGGATCTATTGGAAAATTTCTTATAGGAAATTTGGCGATGATGAGACAAAATTCTAGTTTTATTACGGGGAACAAGAATATAACATTTACGCATTCAATAGAAGTATTTATTTTTATAATAATTGTTAGCTTAATTTTAGGGCATCTTCTATATAGAAGAAATATAGAAATATAACTGAGTGGAGGATATGATGAAAGAGATTGTTATTAGCTTTGAAAAATACACTAAGAATATAAAGGGGTCAACTATATTAGATAATATAAATTTGCAATTAGAGAAAGGTAACATCTACGGCATTATTGGAAGAAATGGTTCTGGAAAATCAATGTTATTTAAAGCTTTATGTGGTTTAATTAAGGCATCTGAAGGTAAGGTAAAGGTTAATGGAAAAGAAATAGGAAAGGAAGTTGATTTTCCAGAGAATATTGGAATTTTAATTGAACACCCAGGATTTTTAGAGCACTTAAGTGGATATGATAACCTGAAGTATTTAGCAGAGATTCAAAATAAAATTGATGAGAAAGACATAATTAATGCCTTAGATTTAGTAGAACTAGACTATAAAGATAAAAGAAGTGTAAAAAAATATTCTCTTGGGATGAAGCAGAGATTAGGTATTGCGCAAGCTATTATGGAAGATCCTGAAATTATTGTACTTGATGAACCTATGAATGGATTAGATAATGATGGAGTGAAAAAAGTTAGAAAACTTATACTAGAATTGAAAAACAAAAATAAAACAATAATATTAGCCAGCCACAATTCTGAAGATATACAGTTATTATGTGATAAAGTTTATGAAATTGATAAAGGGCAAATACAAAATTGATATAGGAGAAAATGAATGAACAGAATAAAAAGAAAAAATATAATTATAATTGTAACAGTAATAGCTATATTGGTTTCGTTAAAAGTTATTATAAAGCCAATAAACCAAGGTGCTAAAAAAATAGAACCAGTGAAAATTAATATTACTGAAAGCACTAAAGAGTGGATGGAGAGATTAGATTCTAAGATTAATGAGATTAACAAGGTAGCGAAAGAAAATACTATAACTTGTGATTATGAAAAAGTAGAAGGACAAACATATATAGTCTCAACAGAAAATAAATTACCAGTAGATAATTTGATTTTTAGATTCTTTTTAAATATTATTGATGAAAATAAAACCGGAGAATTAGGTAGGATTATAT
This genomic window from Clostridium sp. 'White wine YQ' contains:
- a CDS encoding ATP-binding cassette domain-containing protein, whose product is MKEIVISFEKYTKNIKGSTILDNINLQLEKGNIYGIIGRNGSGKSMLFKALCGLIKASEGKVKVNGKEIGKEVDFPENIGILIEHPGFLEHLSGYDNLKYLAEIQNKIDEKDIINALDLVELDYKDKRSVKKYSLGMKQRLGIAQAIMEDPEIIVLDEPMNGLDNDGVKKVRKLILELKNKNKTIILASHNSEDIQLLCDKVYEIDKGQIQN